In Takifugu flavidus isolate HTHZ2018 chromosome 1, ASM371156v2, whole genome shotgun sequence, the DNA window AAGCTAGCTAAACGAAGCCGCGGCGTGTTGACGGTGTGTAACATGCTAatgtttctgctgcctttgaGCAATGTTGACAGGTTTCTTGGATAGTTGATGCTCAATTAGCGTCATGCTATTTCTGAGCAGCTGATGTTTTGGTATTTTGTGCCCTCTAGTTTGTCGTAGACATGCTAAAGCAGCCCCACCCCCACTTATCCGGGTCTATAATTCCAAGAGGAGTTGGTGACTTCAGTCCCCCCCATCGATGCTGCGGCCTTACAGATTAGCTGTTTAGCGAGGGGCAGTTAGCGGAGGCACAGCGTCGTCTGGAGAACCGAGTCATTCAGCCGCCGTCGCCAACAATCACATTCTGTTGACATCCCAGTCAGGTCTGCGGCGCTGGCACGCCGCGGGCGCCACTTTTAAAGGGGAAGGCGAGTCTGAAAGCAGCAGAATTTTGGCTCCTCGGCAGCTGCAGCCGTCCGTcgcgtcacttcctgtgtggcGGTGAGGAAAAGCAGCGTTGAGGTTAGCCTGGTGCGTCCAGGTCGCCTCTGCTAACAGTTAGCTGCCGCGACATCGTGGAATTCTTCAGgttggaggagctgaagctgtTAAGGAGCTTTTGTCTCTAATGTGCTTTTCGGCCTCCCTTGGGtcagcgggggggtgggggtgggggggttgttgacATGCTCTTTGTGTCCACCACCATCGTCACGCTGGAGCGACTGGAATCACTCTGATTGGTGGGAacaaggaagagaggagaaagttTAATGTTGTTAGCAAgctgctggaggcggagctaatggagcagaggggaggggctAAGGGGGGGTTCTCACAGTGAATGTGGGCCACCGGCAGCAGAAGCTGCCCCACTAAGTCCCAGCAGCACGTTAGCTGTTTGTCACTGACCTAATAGCCCAGCTGCTAACCCCCCTCAGCTGCTGTTCCTGACTGTGTGGCAGTGTGGCTAAAGGAGGAGCTAAAGGGGGAGCTACTGGAGAAGATACTGGAGGAGCTACTGGAGGAGCTAATGGAGGAGCTAAAGGGGGAGCTACTGGAGGAGCTAAAGGGGGAGCTACTAGAGGAGCTAATGGAGGAGCTAATGGAGGAGCTAAAGGGGGAGCTACTGGAGGAGATACTAGAGGAGCTAAAGGGGGAGCTAAAGGAGGAGATAAAGGAGGAGCTAAAGGGGGAGCTACTGGAGGAGCTAAAGGGGGAGCTGCGTCCTGTAATTGAGTGTAAAATAATCAGCTGAAATTTAGCAGCTGAATGTGGCGTTTCGGGGCGGAGTCTTCAGATCATCCAGGGGCAGATGCAGCTTCTGGGGCTTCTCTGATGTTCTGTTCGAATCCAGGAAACCTCAAAAGGGTCTAAAAATTAGGATTTTACATCCAAAAATAAGGATTTTACATCTGAAAATGAGGATTTTACATCCGAAAATAAGGATTTTACATCTGAAAATGAGGATTTTACATCCAAAAATAAGGATTTTACACCcgaaaattaggattttacatctgaaaattaggattttacaTCTGAAAATGAGGTCTTTACATCCGAAAATAAGGATTTTACATCCAAAAATAAGGATTTTACACCctaaaattaggattttacaTCTGAAAATTAGGATTTTGCATCCAAAAATAAGGATTTTACACCctaaaattaggattttacatctgaaaatgagtattttacatctgaaaattaggattttacatccaaaaataaagattttacatctgaaaattaggattttacgtccaaaaataaagattctACATCTGAAAATGAGTATTTTACATctgaaaattaggattttacatctgaaaattaggattttacaCCTGAAAATAAGGATTCTACACCCGAAAATTAGGATTTTAtgtccaaaaataaagattttacatctgaaaattgggattttacatctgaaaattagaattttatatctgaaaattaggattttacatccaaaaataaggattttacatctgaaaataaggattttacatctgaaaattaggattttacaTCTGAAAATTAGGATTTAACATCCAAACGGATTTTCATTGTAATGTCAAACGCGATGAACGGCCGCATGAAAGGGGCGGCACCCAATTTCACCTCTGATGTTTCAACTTGCTGAGATGATGCTAACAACTAATGCtaacctcccctcctcccatctcctgcaGCTACGTCCAATGGCACCATGGAGGGCATCGATAACCAGGAGGGGGGCGTCTGCAGGACCAGGTCCATGAAGATGGTCATGAAAGTGGGACAGAGTGAGTATGGACCAATCAGCTCGCAGGAGGCGGGGCCTcgttgtcacacacacacacacaccacacacacacacaccacacacacacacacacacacacacacaccacacacacacacacacacacacacacacacacacacacacacacaccacgcttGGGTCTACAGGTGATATTAAAGAAGCACCTGAGCTGTTTTCAGTGATGCTAATCCAGCGTCTCAATGCTAATTTCAGACCCATCCGACCCGTCGCCCAAAGACAACCCCACCAGGGTGCCGTACCCGCCCAAACGTGCCGACAACAAGGACACCTACAACCCCAACGAGGTGCTGGAGAAGCCAGGTGAGTCCCTCAGAGTTCAGGGGGTTCTGGGAGCGCCTGCTAGCGTTGGTTAGCTAGCCAGAGCGAGAGATTAGCAGGACAGCAGCAACTCCACCTGCTGCAGCGTCTATTAAACAGAAGCCACCACTAGCTAGCCGTTAGCTGCTAACGTGCTGGCCTCATGCTCACCTGTGCCTCCTCCTGATCCGCAGGCGTAGCGCCGAGAGAGAGCAACGAAAACGACAACGGCGAGAAGTCGTCCAGCGTCCTCGGCTCCGAGGTGGCCATCTTCGTGGGCATCGCCTCCGGCAgcgtcatcttcatcatcatcatcatcatgctggtgctgctgctgctcaagtACCGGCGGCGGCACCGCAAACATTCGCCGCAGCACGCCGCCACGCTGTCGCTCAGCACCCTGGCCACGCCCAAgcgcagcagcggcggcggcaacAACAACGGCTCGGAGCCCAGCGACATCATCATCCCCCTCAGGACTGCTGACAGCGTCTTCTGCCCCCACTACGAGAAGGTCAGCGGCGACTACGGACACCCCGTCTACATCGTCCAGGAGATGCCGCCGCAGAGTCCCGCCAACATCTACTACAAAGTCTGAGCCGGAACTTTTCCCCGTCCGGACCTGGTCCAGACCTGGTCCTGCCCGTGGACGCTCCCTCTTCGTCTCCCACTCgttggctcctccccctctcctccacggTTGTGTCACTATATTTTTCCTCACTCAGAGTTTTACAGAGCTTGTTGCTACGGTTGCCATGGTCACCGTCGGCGCGGACGGAGAGACGGAAACAGGACGTTCCGGTCTTTTCCCTGTCGGGACTTTAGCAGcaggacggacagatggactggATTTTCTTGAAGGACACAAAGGTGGACGGGTGGTAGAGGTGGTccaaagatggccgccctccTCTGGCGCCTGGAGTCATATGACGGCGGCGAGGTGACGGGGCTGCCCCGCCCCCCGTCGCCACGCGGTGGTGGTGACTGTTAGCGAGCTGGTTTCCTGTTCTCGCCTCTGTGGTCAGACCCAACGGCGGCGGAGCGGCGCGGCCAGAGGGAGGGGCGTTACCCTTCCGAGGCGTGGCCCTGCCCAGGGGGCTTCTGGGAAGAGTGGAGGGGTTTTCATACACATCGAGCAGCACTTTGATCCCCCTCGTCTTTGATGCCTCCATTCTTCACAGCGCTTCTCATCGGGGGGGGTTAGCCTTAGCCGCCAGGACCGGGGGGGTCTGAGTATCACCTGGCCTTACTGACGTTAGCTTTGGTTTGACATCGAAGGAAGAGGCGTAGCTGACCTTAGCGTAGCTCAGCCTAGCGTAGCTCAGCCTAGCGTAGCTGAGCTTAGCGTAGCTGCGTGGAACAGCTGTAGGTACTGTATCCTTCACCCTGACGGCTCCGCCCCCCCGGCCCCCAGGACCAGCGCCGGCGTCCTTCACATTCTCACTGGTTTGTCCGTCTCGTTAGCATTTCAGCGCGGTGAGATTTCATCTCATGGTTTTTGGTGTTGATGTACATTAAAGAAATTAAAGTCAGATTTATTTATGTCGAGCACCCAGGTGTTATCGGGGGGGTCGCTAGTATTCTGGAACCGCCCATTATGCAAGCTAGCTTCATGACTCCTGTCTCGAGCCGCTGAGTTTTTAAGGGCTCACCAGGGagcccccccggccccccatGCTAGGCTAGAGTAGCGGTGCCCCACATTTACTGTAGCAGCTCCCAAAGGTAATGACCACCCACCATTAGCATCCCTCCATGACCTCCATGCAtgcgtcagtgtgtgtgtgtgtgtgtggtgtgtgtgtgtgtgtgtgtgtgtgtgtgtgtgcgtgagcgcGCACGTTGACTATATACCGTGACTTCACATCCCCCAGCATGCATCAGCCCATCGGGAACGTCGACGCGGCGCCTCGTCGATCGGAGCAAAACCTGCAAATAtgcaattttatttatttttgaagcaACGGTGAGGAAACGCAGGGACGGAGTTCCAACGGCCGAGGCCGTCCCAGCGCTAGCGTAGCTCATCACGCTAGCCTGCTCCCAGCTTTTGGTTCCTGCTTCGCCGGATCTGTGGTTCGGGCGGCTCTGCGTGCCGTAGTTCAAAGATAAACTGTGAAAACAGCCAGGCGGCGTCCGAGGGGTCGGCAGATTATGACAATCTTGTTAGTTTCTTTCAATCTGGCGTCCGGCTCGTAGCTGCCGCGGCGGCGGCCGCTCTCCTAGCGCCCGCGACGTAGCGATGTTGCTAGCGCGGCAGCTACGCGGAGCAGCCCAGGCGACGGTAAATGCCTTGCTCATAGGTCAGCCCTTTTGGTCACTTGACTCAGTAATTTTGCACCGTAATTCTGTAGGTAAGAAAGTGTAAATACAttaatgtttgtattgtatATGGATCCTGGGTCGCTACAATAGCCTTACTCACCTTTTTAGTCAACAGGGGtttaaaacagcagaaaaaacagagcaaaactaCTTTTTTTGAGAGAGCTCCTGTAAATACGGACGGAAAcccaataaaacatttttataaaCACTTAAAGTCAAATGTTTTGTATAAAATTTGAATTTTTGCTATGTATTTTAGCTAGCAATGGAACGcccatgtgcccccccccccctttgcactgtttccatggtaatttggttttaaaaaatgagcgAAAAGTTGCCAAACCGACTGCTGCATATTTGTGCCATAAGTGTTCCGGAACTATTTATTGCGttagtttcttttttcttgggGTTTAATTTGAGTCCAGTTTGTAATGACCACAGTGTtacacctccaccctccacccccgcCTTTCTTTAGCCTCGTCACGTTAGCCGGCGGCGCTAGTCCGACTCCCCCAGTTTGCGACGGTGCGGCTGTGAAAGTGAAATGTACAATGAGAAAATGACACATTCCACCTGTTACGaactgaaaatgtttttcaataaaatgtttttcctaTGGACCCGCTGTCTGTTGtgctgctaacatgctaacgccTCAGTTAGCGACTCACTAAAAACATTTTAGCGAACATTGGAACATTTCCTCCTTTGTGAGTCACAGTTTAGCTGCTGTTAGCCGCTGTTATTGGATGTTAGCGGCTGTTATTGGATGTTAGCGGCTGTTATTGGATGTTAGCTGCTGTTAGCCGCCCACGCTCAGGCGATGGTGGCGATGTGATGAATGATTCAGGGTTCCGACTGCTCTCTGAATCCGTCGTTAATCCCGTGACTCAGTGAAGTTTGCTGGCTAGCTGCGGTTAGCCCCCAGGACCAGCTCGTCTGCCAGAGATTCAAAGGAAATGCTGCCAAGAAGAGTCCAGGCGGggacagacagccagccagccgtcAAATTAGCTCTTCCAGTTCATcagctcgccgccgccgccgctctctgTTGGATCCGTGAGACAGAATGTGACACGAGCGGCGAGCTGGAGGCCGTGGTCGCCGAGGACGGCGTCGACATCGGGCCACTGATCTGCTTTGAAACGTTACATCAAAGACGCCATTTTGGGTGCGCAATAAAcccgcctccacctcctcatgtGACAGCTGTTGGTTATGTAGCATTAGCACGATTAGCAGAGGCTCATGATGATGGTGGCGGGTCTCACTGCTTCTCTAACAATGCTAACACATAATCTGCTGGAGAGCTAAGCTAGTTGTAAACTGGTTTAACTGGTGAAGAACAAACATTCATGCAAACAAGCTCGTTGCTCAGCTGCTACATAATCGGCCCCGACGGCAGGAAGCATCTCAGCAGGGGTCCGTCAGCCTGGATGGAGAGCCAGGTGTGGAGGAATGTTAGGCACATCGggtggccccgcccactaaGGAGGAGGAGCCACACAAGAAACCCGGGAGCATTAGCATCTCGAGGACAAAAACCTGCAGGGAAGCCTCAGTGTTAGCATCTTGAGCCTTAGCTAGGCTTTAAAAGGGAGCTCAAGCTTTGGGCTAAGGTCCGGGCTAACATTAGGTACGTGGCTGTCAAGCTAGCTGTTTGAGCGGGTGGAAGAATTAATGTTCCTGTTAGAGACAACAGAGGCTAATCTGGCCGCAGGTGCTCAGAAGCAGCTTGTCTGAGCTACGAGCTACTGAATACGAGAAACTGGGCGTGGCCCAGAGCAGGTGAAACGTTGCCCCCGCCACAAACCACGCCCACTCCAATTTTCTGTGCTGTGACAAGAAGTAGAGGCGCAGGTGCGTTTAGTGGGCGTGGTTTCCCCTGTCTGCCGCAGAAGTCTGACAGCGGACCTGTGACGAGTTGGGCGTGGCCAGCGTGACGGCGGGAATCCTGTCACGTGTTTGTCTCGTGAGGAGCTTCGTCCCGGACATGAAGTCAACGGACAGGTTGGACTTTTACGCTTTTCTTCTCGTTAAATCcggtttttgtgtttgttggatCGAACTAAAGCAGCGAAGTCACGTGGTTCACGCGCGAACCGGCAGCGTTGCGGCTCCTtcaggccccgccccccagctgccagtcagccggttgccatggcgacttCCTGTCCTTGAACTGCCGCCTTTTGTCATCAGCATCGGGACCCTGGAGGACCAGAGCTCCGTTTGAAGTTGTGTTCTGTGTTTTCATCCCGGGAATTCGGGAATATTCTGGGCTCCGATTCTCCGCAGACCTGCGACGTTTCCGCAATTCCTGGAAAGTCGGAGCTGTTTGGCGTCGACccactttttccttctttcatttttctttccagaACTTTTCAGCAGAGACGAACAGGTGACAGATATTCAATGTCTAAGATGATTTCACTgtcaaagtggggacatttgtCAGCTtcacaggtgtgtttgagggtccAGGTGAGAAGGttgaggtcagggtcagaggtcaggtagACAGCTGccgtctcacttcctgtctgtgtttcctcttcctgtgatgtcacctgatccacctgctgaCTTTGATGTTTTGATTTGGAGTCACacacgctaacatgctaatgagcCTGCAGCAGAGAATCATGGGAATTCTGTTCGTCGTCCGTTTAAATATTGATCATCATAGTTTCACCTGGATGACTACAAATGCTAACCGCAGTAGCTAGCTACCATTCCGTCcgtgttttttaattattactcatttttttaatgctaacCTTTACCCACACCctgcgacctttgaccctttaaAGCGGGCGGCCCACTGCTAACATTAGCGCTAACGCTAGGCAGCATTGATGCTAACATCCTGGATGATGACTGTAAAGTTGATCAGTGGAGGATTCCGATGGCTTTAGTGTGATTCCGTTTGTCTCCCTCTGGAGTTTCACCTCTCACGATTCCGTGTTCCCAACATTCCACGGGGCGACCTGGCAACGCCGTCGCAGGGAGACGAGACAAAGCTGCGTCTGTGTGGCTAACCATGATAGCATCACTGTGCTCAAAGAGCCGGTCTGTCTCCGGTGGCTCTCAGAAGCTCTGCCAGCCTGAGGCGGAGAGAAAAGCTAGCACCTCATATGTTAGCATCGAGCTAACAGAAGCCTGAAAAGAGCTATGGCTAAAAGGGGTGTTCAGGTATTTTGCACGATGGAAATGGCATGATGAGACTTCCTGTGTCATGTGTCATcgaggccccgcccctttaGCTAGCAGACAGTTAGCTTCAGTTGTCTCTTCATGACTTCAGCTGAATCGTGTCcgtgtcatttcctgttgtcaGTCACAATGGAAGGAGGAACTTCCTGCGGggaaacgccgccgccgccaggaCGGGTTAAACCTTTAAACCTGAAAATGCTGAAATATTCACCAAATGATGTGATGACATTTGGCGTCGGGTCTCAAATGTTCCTGGAGTTCCGGAAGTCTGTCGGATCGTCTGCTGATCCCGGCCAATGGCGTCGCTGACACACAGCTCATCCTGATGGCCttcggcggcggcggtgggcgGCCATAACTCTGAAGCCCTGCCTTCTTCTGCCAGGTCTTCCAAACCAGCTGACACGCCCCCGTGTGTCCATCTGTGTCACCTCCGTTCAGGTGGAAGCAGCAATAAAGAACAACAACGGCCTTTGTTAGCCTGAGCGTGTGCGTTACGCTAATGTGCCGCCGGCGGTGAGCGACGGTAATCAAGTCTCCTCGCTATTCTTCAGCGGGGAACATCCGTGTAACTGAAATCATGGAGAATGagggcgcgcacacacacacacacacacacaccacacacacacacacacacacacacacacacacacacacacgtgtgctgAAATAGCTCCATTAGCAGACTCTTCCCGTGTTAGCGATGAGCATCTGTGAGCCGAGGGTTAGCTGGGTGTGGGAACTTGTCAGCGGTATCAGGAGCACCGGGCTCGTGTTACTGGGGGATCAGGCTCCGCCGTAACCAGACCTCGCTCTCACTTCCTGCGGCCCAACACACTCCGGgtcaaatgcacacacactctctcagaCACATCGGGTCCTCTGCGGGTCAGGCGGGTCCGCTTGGTGCCGATGTCACACAGAGAAGCTGATGTTAGCTGGGAATGAGAGGCTGCAGGCTACATGCTAGCTGATGATGCTAGCTGCTCGCAGCCGCATCATCGGGTCACAGCTGAGTGTCGTCGGTCGCAGTTACACAATCGCTGCGGAAatatttgacctctgacctctctgccGTCACTGAAATGGCCACATTTCCTCACCTGAATCACCTGGTAGCATCATCGTAGCTTCATCTCAGTGCTAACGGCTCCATGCTAACGGCTCCATGCTAAAGGCTCCAGCTACTCATTACTGCTCTCAGTtactgctgctgtgggtgttgtctgctgtggtgttgttgttgctgtgggtgttgtgctgctgtgggtgttgttgttgctgtgggtgttgttgttgctgtgggtgttgctgctgtgggtgtgttgctgtgggtgttgttgttgctgctgtgtggtgttgttgttgctgtgggtgttgctgctgtggtgttgttgctgtgggtgttgttgttgctgctgtgggtgttgttgttgctgtgggtgttgctgctgtgggtgttgttgctgctgtgggtgttgttgctgtgggtgttgttgctgtggtgtttgttgcgtgggtgttgttgctgttggtgttgttgttgctgtgggtgttgttgttgctgtgggtgttgttgctactgtgggtgttgttgcgCTGCTgtggatgttgctgctgtgggtgttgttgctgctgtgggttttgttgttgctgtgggtgttgctgctggggtgttgttgctgctgtggtgttgttgctgtgggtgttgtgttgctgctgtgggtgttgttgttgctgtgggtgttgctgctgtgggtgttgttgctgctgtgggtgttgttgtgtgttgttgctgtgggtgttgctgctgtgggtgttgttgctgtgggtgttgttgctgtgggtgttgctgctgtgggtgttgttgctgtgggtgttgttgctgctgtgggtgttgttgctgctgtgggtgttgttgtttgctgtgtgttgttgctgtgggtgttgttgctgctgtgggtttgttgctgtgggtgttgttgctgctgtgggtgttgttgttgctgtgggtgtttGGTTGCTTGgtgggtgttgttgctgtgggtgttgctgctgtgggtgttgttgctgctgtgggtgttgctgctgtgggtgttgttgttgctgctgtgggtgttttgctgctgtgggtgttgttgttgctgtgggtgttgctgctgctgtgggtgttgttgctgctgctgtgggtgttgttgttgctgctgtgggtgttgttgttgctgtttgtgttgttgctgtgggtgttgctgctgtgggtgttgttgctgctgtgggtgttgcctgctgtgggtgttgttgctgctgctgtgggtgttgttgttgctgctgtgggtgttttgtgttgctgctgtgggtgttgttgctgctgtggttgttgttgttgctgctgtgggtgttgtttgTTGGCTgtgggtgttgctgctgctgctgctgtgggtgttgttgttgctgctgtggtgtttttgttgctgctgtggtgggtGTTTGTTGCTGCTGGGTGGTGTTGCTGCGTGGgcgttgttgttgctgtgggtgttgttgctgcttgtgggtgttgtgttgctgctgtggggtttttgttgctgtgggtgttgttgttgctgctgtgggtgttgttgctgctgtgggtgttgttgttgctgctgtgggtgttgttgttttgctgtgggtgttgttgctgcttgtgtgttgttgttgctgctgtgggtgttgttgttgcttgtGGGGTTGTTGTTGCTTCGTgggtgtgttgctgctgtgggtgtcaCAACCCATGTGACCATGTGGGTGGAGTCCCGTGACCATGTGACTTGAAGTGGTTGATGATGTAATAACCTCTAAAGTGTCCATATTTCAGCTCCACAGGTCCAGTCATGTCCTGGTCCCCCAgcagaggggtcagaggtcacccaccagaggggtcagaggtcacccacAATCACTGCTGGGACAAACGTCTGCGGTGGAAAAGTTCTGGGAAAGGTTTCGACCTGGATTTATGGGAATCTCGTGCTCTTGTTGCCAGGACGCTGACGGCTTGATTCAGCCTTCGGCGGGGCCCAGCGGGGGGCCTGGAAATGAACGTATCCCATAATCGAGTGGAACGCGACTGTCTCTGCGTGCGTTGGTGCCGCGGGAATGATGGCGGGAGCGGggagccccgccccccgccAGGCTGCTAACGTGTCCTCAGAGATAAAAAGCTTCCTGCCACTGAAATCAAAGCCAGGCTCTGCTTTGTTGTTCCTGTGGAGGAGAACTTAGCAGCTGTCACCCACCAAGGTCGCGTGGAGGTCGAGGTCTGAAGAACCTTCTGCTGTTCCTGTGATGTTAGCCTTCACCTGGAGCTAGCCAGGGCTCCCAGCAGGTCTCATGGCTGGCTAGTTAGCAGAGCTACTGGTGATCTCCACTGGTCATCTCCACTGGTCATCTCCACTGGTGATCTCCACTGGTGATCTCCACTGGTGATCTCCACTGGTGATCTCCACTGGTCATCTCCACTGGTCTCCCCTGGTCATCTCCACTGGTCACCAGTGGCCCCAACGTCGCTCATTATTATTCTGAATGGATGATTCCAGATGTTGAAGAACCTTTGCTgaggggagcagagctggatccTGACCTTCATTCTGTCCGGTGCAGCTCAGGATCTTCATCTGGACCTGCTCTTCATCTCAGCTCAGGTCTGCAGTCCTCCATCACTCCAGCACCACGCAGAAGATTGAAATCACCTCATCATCAGAAATCGAAACTCTTTTCTTCAGGTTCTGGTTCTCGTCTCAGTTCTGTTGAGCTCCAGTTTGTTAACAGCTGATGTAATGAACAGCCAATCACGGGCAgggaaggaaacacacacacacacacacacacacacacacacactcacacacacagaaatacacacacacacagaaccacagaaacacacacaccacacacacacacacacacacacacagaaatacacacacacacagaaccacagaacacacacacacacacacacagaaccacagaaacacacactcacaccacacacacacacacacacacacacacacactctctctctctcctctgatcTCGGTGATGttcagctgctgcatcagcagaaACTCTTTGAAGATAAATTCCTCACAGAGAAGATTTACGTCTCCACATAATGATTATTTTTaaagagtgatgaagaggaggggagtgatgaagaggaggagagtgatgaagaggaggagagtggtgaggaggagggagtgatgaagaggaggagagtgatgaagaggaggagagtggtgaggaggaggggagtgaTGCCGATAGGCGCGTGGTGCGGCGGAGGCGCGTGCTGCCGAGGAGAGCGGCTGCCTCGGCGGCGGGCTGCCGCTGCGGCGCgtgtgcggcggcggcgcgtgCTGCCGCTGCGGCGCGTGGTTGCGGCGGCGGCGCTTGCTGCCGCTGCGCTCGCTGTGGCGCGGCGGCGCGTGCTGCCTCGGCGGCGCCGCCGATGAGCTGCGGCgcgtggtgaggaggaggggagtgatgaagagcagacccctggaggtaaagctccagctgatGGTGAAGGGCAGGAGCAGATGAACCGGGCTGAGGTGGACCCTGGTCCAGAAGGGTCCTGAGGTCCAGCTGGACTCCAGATGCTTGCAGATGTTGATCAGAGCCACCATGACGCCGCTGGAAACCTGTCGCTACCAGAGGCCGTTACTCATCAtgggaaaggtcaaaggtcaggctgctgcagctcctgaggGAGAGcagcc includes these proteins:
- the efnb2a gene encoding ephrin-B2a, with protein sequence MGDSLWRYSVGVLLVAFKLDLCRALILESIYWNTTNTKFIPGQGVVLYPQIGDKLDIVCPRVEGGNTDGVEFYKVYMVPRDQLETCTITKADTPLLNCVKPDQDVKFTLKFQEFSPNLWGLEFFRGRDYYIISTSNGTMEGIDNQEGGVCRTRSMKMVMKVGQNPSDPSPKDNPTRVPYPPKRADNKDTYNPNEVLEKPGVAPRESNENDNGEKSSSVLGSEVAIFVGIASGSVIFIIIIIMLVLLLLKYRRRHRKHSPQHAATLSLSTLATPKRSSGGGNNNGSEPSDIIIPLRTADSVFCPHYEKVSGDYGHPVYIVQEMPPQSPANIYYKV